Below is a genomic region from Granulicella sp. L56.
AGTCATTGCGCTTGTCATTCGCCATACCCCTGCCCAGACGGTGGACCTCACCATCACACACACCGCGATCTATCCCACGCATACCGTCTTTAAGTCCAACTCGATCGTCGTAGGCAGCGACAAAGCCGAGGACAACCTTTACGTCCTCGCCAACCTGCGCGTCGACGATCCGCTGCACCTTCCCCTCTTCCTCAAGGATTTCACCGCCACCCTCACCACCGCCGACGACCAGCAGATCACCACCAGCGCCGCCGAAGAGAAGAACCTGCCCAACATCTACACCTCCTTCCCCGGCCTCAAGCCTCTGGCCTCAGCCCCGCTCCGCCGCGAAACCCTGATCGCTCCCGGAACCTCCGCCCAGGGCATGGTTCTCCTCCAGTTCCCGATCACGCTGGACGTATGGAACCATCGCAAATCCGCCATCCTGAATGTGGATTTCTATCACGGCGGGGCCTTCCCCATCGCCATCCCCTTCAACACAAAGACTGTCTCCACCAACTTCGATCAGTAATAATTCAGGTATGACTCGCCGCCGCTGGATCGCCGATACCTGGACCCCAACCACCGCCACCCTCACTGGAGATCAGGCCGGCCATCTCGCCCGCGTCCTCCGCGCCGAGGCCGGCCAGATCTTCGATGTCGTCGCCGGAGGCTTCCTTCACCGCGCTGAAATCACCAGCGTCTCCGACAAGGAAGTCCTCTTCAATCTCCATGAAGAGCTCGAAGCTGATGCAGCGTTGCCCCTTCACCTGCTGCTGGCCGTCTTCAAGTTCGATCACATGGAATGGGCCATCGAAAAGGCAACCGAGCTGGGCGTCGCCCGCATCACGCCCATCCTCGCCCGGCGCACCGAAAAGCATCTGTCCCTCGCCGCACCAAAGCGAGCCGAGCGCTGGCGGCGCATCGCCCTTGAAGCCTCCAAGCAATCCCGCCGCACCGACATCCCCAAGATCGCCGATCCCGCCATCCTGAAGGCTGCCCTCGAACAAGAGCAAAGTCCCACGCGCATTCTGCTCAGCGAGACCGAACAAGCCACTCCGCTATCCGCAGCTCTTACCGCTTCCGCGCGATCTACGGGTTATGAGCCCGTCGCTCTAGCCATAGGTCCGGAAGGCGGCTGGACACCCGAAGAGATGACCCTCTTCACCGCGCACAACTGGACACCAGTAACCCTCGGCCCTCGCATCCTACGCGCCGAAACCGCAGCCATCGCTGCCATCGCCATAGCCTCGTCCTACCTGAACTGACCACCCATAAAACAAATCGACCGCGAATTACGCCTGTCTAGGTGAACATCTCCTTAACCTTGTCGAACAGACCGCGCGAAGTAGGCGTATTCTCCACCACCATCGTCTCGCTCAACTGCCGCAGCAACTCTTTTTGCTGCTTGCTCAGCTTGCCCGGGGTCTGCACGCGAATCTCGATGACCAGATCGCCCTTGCCATGAGAGTTCAGGTGAGGCACGCCCTTGCCGCGCAGCTTGAACTCCTTGCCACTCTGCGTCCCCTCGGGGATCTTGATGGTCGCCTCTCCCTCAAGCGTCTGAATCTCCAGCTCCGTTCCCAGCGCCGCCTGCGGGAACGAGATCGGCATCACGCAATGCAGATCATCGCCGTCGCGCTCGAAAAACTTGTGCGCCTTCACGTTCAGCACGACATAGAGATCGCCCGCAGGCCCGGCAAACTTTCCAGCCTCACCCTCGCCCTGATAACGAATCCGGGTGTCCTGCTCGACGCCCGCCGGAACCTTGACCAGAATGCTGTGCTCCGTCTGCACCCTCGTCTCGCCCCTGCAGGTCTGGCACGGATCGACAATCAACGTTCCCGTGCCGCCACACACCGAGCATGTCCGTGCCACGGAAAAGAATCCCTGCTGAAACCGCTGCTGGCCACGTCCGCCGCACTGCGTGCAAGTCACAGGAGCCTTGCCCCTGGCCGCGCCTGAACCCTTGCAATCCACGCAGGTCTCCATACGCCGGATGGTGATCTCCTTCTCCTTGCCGAAGACCGCCTCCTCGAACTCCAGCGTCAGGTCATAGCGAAGATCGCGCCCGCGCTGTACCCGCGAAGCCTTGCGGCCGCCACCACCACCGCCCATGTTGAACATCTCACCGAACAGGTCGCCGAAGATGTCGCCAAGGTCCTGCGCGCCACCGGCAAACGGATTTCCACCCGCGCCGGGACCACCACCATTAAATGCCGCATGGCCATAACGGTCGTAGGCCGCGCGCTTCTCCGGGTCACTCAGGACCTGATAAGCCTCGCTGCACTCCTTGAACTTCTCTTCCGCCGTGGGATCGTCCGGATTGCGGTCGGGATGATACTGCATCGCCAACTTGCGATAGGCCGTCTTCAGCTCCTGATCGTTCGCGTCCCGAGAAACAGTCAACACTTCGTAAAAATCGATTTTTGTCACGTTTGCCGTCGCACTCATTCCACAGTCTCTCTTCTATAACTTTGCATCAGCCGCGTTTCAAACACGCACCTAATCAGCGATCTGGTCCGCGTTTGCAGCAATCCTCACCAGCGCAGGCCGTAACAGCTTTTCACGGATCTTATACCCCCGCCGAATCTCTTCTAATACCTGATGATCGGGAAACTCTTTAGTTTCAATGCTGCCCAAAGCTTCGTGGACTCGAGGGTCGAATTGCGTCCCGACCGTCTCTACCGCAACCACGTTCAGCCCCCGCAGAGAGTCCTCCATCTGCTTTAGAATCAGTTCCACACCGGCGCGAAGCTGCTCCACCGTACCATCGGCCTTGAGCGCAAGCTGGAAGTTATCCATCACGCTCAGAAACGGCTCGACCGTATTCGAAATCACGTAGTCTCGTGAATCGGAGCGCTCTTTTGCCTCGCGCTTGCGGGCATTCTCAAACTCGGCCTGCAACCGCGCCAGCCGGTCGACCAACTGGTCGCGCTCGCCCTTCACCTGCTCCAGCTCGGCGTGGGCAGCGCTCGTCTCACTTATCGGTTCAGCCGCCGCACCAGACGCAACATCGCCTTCCTTCACAGCGTCCACCGTCATCTCGTCCTGCATGTGATCGTGTCTCCTCATATCGTTCCCTCTTCTATTGTTGCCCATTCGCGCCCATCGCGCGAGTCGGTCCCACTGCCGTTCCACTGTCATCGTCTACCCCGCCAGCAGAAAGCCATCACTCGATTGGATGCAGCATCCGGTCAAATACCTGTGCAATATAGCCCACCGCATTCATCGTGTTCTCGTAGTGCATCCGCTTCGGGCCGATCACGCCCACCGTTCCCCGGCTCTCGCCGCCCATCCGCGCCGGGGCCGCGATCAGCACCAATCCCGCCATCTCCGGCGCCTGCTCCTCCAGGTCGAAGACTACGCGGACACTCTCCTGCCTGGAGTCGATATAGGCGTTCAGGAGTTCGACGAGCCGCTGTTTCGCCTCCAGCGCGGCCAGCACCTCGCGCAACCGCTCGCGGTCCTCATAACTGCCCATCCCCTGACTGCCCAGCAGATTGGCCACACCCTCAACATAGACCGTCTGCACCGGAACGTCGGTCTCCGGAATTGCCTTCACCCAAAGCTGCTGCACAGAATTCAGTAGCAGTTGGTACTCACTTCGCTCCCGCTCCAGCATCCGCGCTATCTCGGCGCGAACCCGTTCCACGCTCCATCCCCGGAAGTTCTCGTTCAAAAAGTTCGCCGCCGTCTCCAGTTCGCGCAGTGTCAAATCCCGATCCAGCGCCAGCACCCGGTCCCGCACCATCCCGCTCCGCGTTACGACGACCGCCAGCACCCGCGCCACGGCCAATCGCGAAAAATGCACATGCTCCAGCATGTCGCCATCTGCCGCAGCGGCAATCGCGACGCCTACGCCGCTCGAAAGCGTGGCCAGCACATGCGATGTCCGCTCCAGCACCGCCTGCACTCCCGCCAATCCTACGAAGCTCGAATCAATCTGCCGCCGCGACAGCGCCGGCAACCTAGCCGCGTCAATTCGGGGATTCGCCCCGCCGCTCAACTGTTCCACATACATGCGAAACGCCCGGGCCGTCGGAATCCGCCCCGCCGAGGTATGCGGCTGCTCCAGCAGCCCCGCATCGGCCAGTTCCGCCATCTCATTGCGGATCGTGGCTGAGCTCATGCCAGCGACATCGCTCATCTGCAACCGCGCGATCGTCCCCGAGCCTACCGGCTCTCCGGTCTCGATGTAGCTTTCGACAACAGCCGTCAGAATGGCTCGCTGCCGCGCCGTAACCCGCTCTGCATCCGCCATTCCAGCTACCCCCCGATACCTTTAACTCTACGCCGGTAGTCAACTACGCAAGATCAGCTCATGCTTTTTAACTGATCTCGAGCACATCCTCGCTGTTGTCGGCAATCTCCTGCGCCTTGGCCGCGACCTTCCTCGCCACTTCATAAAACGCCTTGGCCTTGGCCGAATCCGGCCCGGCCAGCGCCACCGGCAGGCCCTTGTCACCGCCCTCGCGAATCGAAGGATCAAGCTCCACGGCACCCAGAAAATCCAGCCCAAACTGCGCCGCCGTCCGCTCCGTCCCGCCCGCGCCAAAAACATCGATGACCTCGCCGCTCGGCAGCGTCATCTGCGACATGTTCTCGACCATGCCAATCACCTCGACCTTTACCTGATGGAACATCTCGAGCGCCTTCCGCGCATCCTGCAACGCCACGCCCGAGCCGGTCGAAACCACCACTGCCCCGGTCAACGGCACCGTCTGCACCAGCGAGATCACCACATCGCCCGTCCCGGGAGGCAGATCGACGATCAGGAAATCCAGTTCGCCCCACTCCACCTGCTGCAAAAACTGCCGGATGATCTGGTGCAGCATCGGCCCGCGCATCACCATCGGCTTGTCACCCGGCGAGATCAGACCCACCGAAATAAACTTCACTCCATGCGACACAATCGGCTCAATCCGGTTCTCGCCGACAATGTTCGGCTGCCGCGTTACCCCCAGCATCATCGGCACATTCGGCCCATAGATATCGGCGTCAATCAGCCCAACCTTATATCCCAGCTTGCCCAGCGCAACCGCGAGGTTCACCGCCACTGTCGTCTTGCCGACTCCACCCTTGCCACTACCAACGGCAACCACATACTCCACTCCCGGCAAAGGCTGCGGCCCCTGCGGTGCTCCTGCTCCCATATGTCCCATTTCTATCTCCCATTTCCAAAACCGCTAGATCTTTTATCGCGTTGACGCAGCTAAACCGTGGAGGACACAACATCCATCAACGATGCCAGCCCTCGCCCAGCGACATACGCATCTCTTTCTTGCGCATCGTCTCTCCTGCACGCATCTCGCGCCGCCGTCCTGCGTCTTCATACCGACGTTTCTGGTGCTCTGTCTCCGGTACCACCTTTGGAACCAGAATTCCCTTGCCATCCATGTCCACCGCCACGTAGGTAAGGTAAGCCGAAGAGACATGCCGGAGCCGCTGCGCGCGAACGTCTTCCACCATGGCACGCACCCCAACCTCCATGCTGGTCTTGAAGGCGCGGTTCACGCTCGCCTTCAGAATCAGAAGATCGCCTACACGCACCGGAGCCACAAAATCGAGATGGTCCATCGAGGCCGTCACCGTAATCGCCCTTGCATGACGGCTCGCCGCCATCGCCCCCACCAAGTCGATATACTGCATCAGCCGTCCGCCAAACAGGTTGCCCAGCGCATTCGCATCGCCCGGAAAAATAATCTCGCTCCGCTCCGACTGCGACTCTTCCACCGTTCGCTCTAAAACCGTATCGCTCATTACCTCTAAGTCTAAATGTCTCAGCCTCGCTCTGCTCTGACTTCAGCCGGTGTTGCCTTAATTTGAGCCGACGTCCATTTGCCAAGCCCACGCCGGACACCGCACCATACAGCTATGGACAAGATCGCCCTCTTCACCCAGATCCTCGAGCAGAACCCCACCGACGCCTTCACCCGTTACGGCCTCGCCATGGCCTACGCTACCGAAGGTAACACCGGCGCGGCCCTCGCTGAGTTCAACACCCTCATCGGCCACAATCCCGACTACGTTCCCGCCTACCAGATGTCCGCGCAAACCCTCGTCAAGCTGGGCCGCACCGAAGAGGCGGCCACGCGTCTCCACGAAGGAATCTCCGCCGCCAACCGAACAGGCAACCAGCACGCCCTCGCCGAGATGGAAGCCCTGCGCGACGAAATCTCTTAGGCCACAAATCCGAAGCGATTGTGGCAGAAGGTAGGCCGGAACCTTCTGCTCCAGCCAAACATCTATACTTAGACATGGCGACCGCACTCCCCACCACCCTCGGCCAACTCCGCAAATCAGAATTCACCCCCGAACGCCTCGCCCGCAGCGTCAAGGACGAGCTCCGCGAGAATCTCATCGCCAAGCTCCGCGCCAAAGAGACGCTCTTCCCCGGCATCGTCGGCTACGAAGACACCGTTGTCCCGCAGATCGTCAACGCAGTCCTCAGCAAGCACAACTTCATCCTCCTCGGTCTTCGCGGACAGGCCAAGTCCCGCATCCTGCGCTCGCTTACCACCCTCCTCGATCCCGCCTGCCCTTATGTAGCCGGAGCCGAAACCCGCGACAATCCCTACGCTCCCATCTCGAAGTTTGCCCGCGACCTCATCGCCAGGCTCGGTGACGAAACTCCCATCGCATGGCTGGCACCCAACGACCGTTTCGTCGAAAAACTAGCCACTCCCGACGTCACCGTAGCCGATCTGGTCGGCGACATCGACCCTATCAAAGCCGCTCGCAGCAACCAGGACCTTGGCTCCGAGCTGACCATGCACTACGGCCTCCTGCCCCGCGCCAACCGCGGCATCTTCGCCATCAACGAAGTGCCCGACCTCGCCGGAAAGATTCAGGTCGCCCTCTTCAACATCATGCAGGAAGGCGACGTGCAGATTAAGGGCTATCCCGTCCGCTTGCCTCTCGACGTAGCCATCGTCTTCAGCGCCAATCCCGAGGACTACACCGCTCGCGGCAAGATCGTCACTCCGCTCAAAGACCGCATCGGCAGCGAGATCCGCACCCATTATCCCGAATCGATCGACGAAGCCATCACCATCACCACGCAGGAAGCCTGGTCGAAGCGTCCCGCCAGCAACATCGAAATCCCCCACTACATCCGCCAGATCGTCGAGCAAATCGCCTTCTCCGCCCGCGAAGATAAAAAGGTGGACAAGCGCAGCGGCGTCTCGCAGCGCCTGCCTATCTCGACCATGGAGCTGGTCATCTCCAACGCCGAACGCCGCGCTCTGCTCCACGACGAGAAGCTCGCCGTTCCCCGCGTAGGCGATATCTACGCCGCGCTGCCCGGCATCACCGGCAAGGTCGAGCTTGAGTACGAAGGCGAGATGCGCGGAGCCGATGCCGTCATTCGCGAGATCATCCGCGCCAGCGTAGCCAGTGTCTTCGATCAGTACTTCGCCGCGACCAACACGCAGCAGATCGAGCAATGGTTCAACCTCGGCGGCACCGTCCAGCTCAACGACGTTCAGCCCGCCGCTGGTTCGCTCACGGAGTTGCAGCAGATTCAGGGTCTCTTCGAAAAGCTTTCGCCGTTGCAGATCAACGCAAAGACCAAGCCCGAAGTGGCCGTAAGCGCCGCCGAATTCCTGCTCGAAGGCATGTACGCCCACAAGCGCATCAGCCGGGCCGAAGAACGTGTCTTCACTGCAGCCGAAAAGAAATCACACAACGATCAGGCCGCCAACTACGCCGAGAAGATGCGCGAGCGCGAACAGGAATCGGACTTCGCCGCCAAAAACCGCACCCGTCGCGGCTTCAACTAACCTCTGAATCAATCACTCCTCGCACCTGCAATAAAGATGGGATCAGTATGTCTACCAGATTTGTAGAGAAGTGCACCATCATTGCCCTTGCGTTCGCATGCACAGCCGCGTTCGCTGCGGAACACGTCGCTAATCCCAAAGCCTCTTATATCGACGTGCAGCAGCGCCACGCGCAGTTAGCCAGCAACACAGACCCACGCATCGCAAAGG
It encodes:
- a CDS encoding Mrp/NBP35 family ATP-binding protein, with the translated sequence MGHMGAGAPQGPQPLPGVEYVVAVGSGKGGVGKTTVAVNLAVALGKLGYKVGLIDADIYGPNVPMMLGVTRQPNIVGENRIEPIVSHGVKFISVGLISPGDKPMVMRGPMLHQIIRQFLQQVEWGELDFLIVDLPPGTGDVVISLVQTVPLTGAVVVSTGSGVALQDARKALEMFHQVKVEVIGMVENMSQMTLPSGEVIDVFGAGGTERTAAQFGLDFLGAVELDPSIREGGDKGLPVALAGPDSAKAKAFYEVARKVAAKAQEIADNSEDVLEIS
- a CDS encoding tetratricopeptide repeat protein; translation: MDKIALFTQILEQNPTDAFTRYGLAMAYATEGNTGAALAEFNTLIGHNPDYVPAYQMSAQTLVKLGRTEEAATRLHEGISAANRTGNQHALAEMEALRDEIS
- the hrcA gene encoding heat-inducible transcriptional repressor HrcA; this encodes MADAERVTARQRAILTAVVESYIETGEPVGSGTIARLQMSDVAGMSSATIRNEMAELADAGLLEQPHTSAGRIPTARAFRMYVEQLSGGANPRIDAARLPALSRRQIDSSFVGLAGVQAVLERTSHVLATLSSGVGVAIAAAADGDMLEHVHFSRLAVARVLAVVVTRSGMVRDRVLALDRDLTLRELETAANFLNENFRGWSVERVRAEIARMLERERSEYQLLLNSVQQLWVKAIPETDVPVQTVYVEGVANLLGSQGMGSYEDRERLREVLAALEAKQRLVELLNAYIDSRQESVRVVFDLEEQAPEMAGLVLIAAPARMGGESRGTVGVIGPKRMHYENTMNAVGYIAQVFDRMLHPIE
- the dnaJ gene encoding molecular chaperone DnaJ — protein: MTKIDFYEVLTVSRDANDQELKTAYRKLAMQYHPDRNPDDPTAEEKFKECSEAYQVLSDPEKRAAYDRYGHAAFNGGGPGAGGNPFAGGAQDLGDIFGDLFGEMFNMGGGGGGRKASRVQRGRDLRYDLTLEFEEAVFGKEKEITIRRMETCVDCKGSGAARGKAPVTCTQCGGRGQQRFQQGFFSVARTCSVCGGTGTLIVDPCQTCRGETRVQTEHSILVKVPAGVEQDTRIRYQGEGEAGKFAGPAGDLYVVLNVKAHKFFERDGDDLHCVMPISFPQAALGTELEIQTLEGEATIKIPEGTQSGKEFKLRGKGVPHLNSHGKGDLVIEIRVQTPGKLSKQQKELLRQLSETMVVENTPTSRGLFDKVKEMFT
- a CDS encoding nucleotide exchange factor GrpE, which codes for MRRHDHMQDEMTVDAVKEGDVASGAAAEPISETSAAHAELEQVKGERDQLVDRLARLQAEFENARKREAKERSDSRDYVISNTVEPFLSVMDNFQLALKADGTVEQLRAGVELILKQMEDSLRGLNVVAVETVGTQFDPRVHEALGSIETKEFPDHQVLEEIRRGYKIREKLLRPALVRIAANADQIAD
- a CDS encoding sigma 54-interacting transcriptional regulator, translated to MATALPTTLGQLRKSEFTPERLARSVKDELRENLIAKLRAKETLFPGIVGYEDTVVPQIVNAVLSKHNFILLGLRGQAKSRILRSLTTLLDPACPYVAGAETRDNPYAPISKFARDLIARLGDETPIAWLAPNDRFVEKLATPDVTVADLVGDIDPIKAARSNQDLGSELTMHYGLLPRANRGIFAINEVPDLAGKIQVALFNIMQEGDVQIKGYPVRLPLDVAIVFSANPEDYTARGKIVTPLKDRIGSEIRTHYPESIDEAITITTQEAWSKRPASNIEIPHYIRQIVEQIAFSAREDKKVDKRSGVSQRLPISTMELVISNAERRALLHDEKLAVPRVGDIYAALPGITGKVELEYEGEMRGADAVIREIIRASVASVFDQYFAATNTQQIEQWFNLGGTVQLNDVQPAAGSLTELQQIQGLFEKLSPLQINAKTKPEVAVSAAEFLLEGMYAHKRISRAEERVFTAAEKKSHNDQAANYAEKMREREQESDFAAKNRTRRGFN
- a CDS encoding acyl-CoA thioesterase, which gives rise to MSDTVLERTVEESQSERSEIIFPGDANALGNLFGGRLMQYIDLVGAMAASRHARAITVTASMDHLDFVAPVRVGDLLILKASVNRAFKTSMEVGVRAMVEDVRAQRLRHVSSAYLTYVAVDMDGKGILVPKVVPETEHQKRRYEDAGRRREMRAGETMRKKEMRMSLGEGWHR
- a CDS encoding 16S rRNA (uracil(1498)-N(3))-methyltransferase, whose translation is MTRRRWIADTWTPTTATLTGDQAGHLARVLRAEAGQIFDVVAGGFLHRAEITSVSDKEVLFNLHEELEADAALPLHLLLAVFKFDHMEWAIEKATELGVARITPILARRTEKHLSLAAPKRAERWRRIALEASKQSRRTDIPKIADPAILKAALEQEQSPTRILLSETEQATPLSAALTASARSTGYEPVALAIGPEGGWTPEEMTLFTAHNWTPVTLGPRILRAETAAIAAIAIASSYLN